aaagCCACTCTACTGAAATTGCTcccctgtcagttactgattccctacggcttgccagatccgctggtcagtcctcagtccttatactgctggacctgtctgctgcctttgacacggtcaaccatactgttctccacactctcagagctcggcatctcaggatctgtcctctcttggtttatgtcctacctcacaggaagatccttcaaagtatcttggcaagtggaaatgtccagatcacatgggctgacaacaggggtgcctcagggctcggtgattggccctcttctcttttcactgtacacctcctcactcggtgtaGTCATtggctctcatggtttctcctaccactgctatgcagatgacactcagcttttcctttctttcccacctgacgacacaattgtctcaatgcgaatatcagcatgccttgctgatatctctgcatggatgaaggatcgccaccttcagctaaatctgtccaagactgagcttattgtctttccagccaatccttccttactgccacagataagcgtgcagcttaaCTCCATCACACTTGTTCCTACaacttctaccaggaatcttggtgtcatggtagacaaccagctgacctttaaggaccatgttgccttggTTGCTTGATCTTGCAGATTTGCTCTCtaaaacatcaggaggatcagactctACCGGACTGAACACACAGCAcggctcctggtccaggctctggtcatttcacgcattgactactgcaactccttactggctggcctgcctgcacgctcagttaaacctctgcagatgatccagagcgcagcagcacgtctggtcttcaaccagcccaaaagagctcatgtcactccgctgctaattgctcttcctcttcactggcttccagttgcagcatgcatcaaattcaaagctctgcttctggcttacaaaacaataacccaaacggctcctgtctaccttcactccttaatccagagctacactccatCTCAACAgctacgctctgccagcgaaaaacgcCTAGTACTCCCAccacgtggcgcaaaatcagtagctagactcttctcctctgttgttccctgttggtggaatgatctaccaaactctgtccgaaccgaagagtccttatccacttttaagagcaagctaaagactcagttgtttaaggagcatttccacacttagcttaactcttctactcaacagaatgagttagaaagatttgtccagctctttggctcaactaagtactgaataagctgtgtgcacttatgcacgatgttgtatttaaacaaaatgacttacaaaaaaactacaaaaaaaaaaaattatatgcactgcctttAGCACCTgtctacatgacagcacctgggtccaactggactcaaagcagtctatcacttaattatgatgtcccatcttgtttgaattcttgcttgtgttgttcttactcctaaatgtaagtcgctttggataaaagcgtctgctaaatgactgtagaatagaaaatatatatatatatatatatatatatatacatacacattaCAATTACGTCTttcattgtttaattttaatgaacTTAGGTTGATAAACACATTTCCATTAAGGTAGTTTATAATGTGATGCCACATCACCAGGCGCAAAATCTGCACTGAAAATTCATGTTAACAGATAAATGACAGTTCCATAATTAAATTCACAAAAAACATATCAAATCAAAAATGTACCTGAATAAAAACTAACACACATTCTAACGAATGTGAAGTTTTGCAGGAGACTCTTATAGCTCCACAACCATGGACTACATGTGCAGAACTTTTCTGCCACAACTGGTTGTAGGTTCAAGTTAACAAATGTGCTGTTGATTAGCTTCAGTCAAGTTTTACATGGCATCACACTTAAGACTTTTGTCACCAGCTTTAAGGCTTTAAAACCAGATTTATCCGACTAgaatgcatgtaaacatttttgtgtAGTCAATGTACAACCAACTTCAAACACACAACACCAGAAAAACTTTAggtcaaaacattttaatgataataaaaaaaaaaaatattacacaaaCCGATCACATTTCCATCATATTTCACTTCCACACCAacagacacatacatacacacactcactgaaaaGTTATCCACAGCTACTGCACCTtcagaacaaaagacaaaaagatttgtcattaaataaacacatcctTGATTTACATAATCCAGTGTGGCATGAATGTGTAGAGGTTTGCTTTAATGTCAAGAACCAAACTAGTGATTTTTATACGTTTTAGCTCATTAATTTTACATCCAAGTGTTTCTCAAGATGTTCCCCCACTTTTAATAGGTAGCATAGAGATTTCAATTAATATGGCTGAACAAATCAAGATAGTTTTGAATATTAAATAACTTAGATAACCAAAGCAACAGCACTTGAGCTAAACAATTTCccgaaaatagaaaaaagttcAATACTCAAAATGTCTAAAATTAATAACATCTTGTAATGTGCTAAAACATACAAAAGTGCTAGCTAAGTCCTTCAAATAAAGAACAGCCTTTAAAGCGTtggtttttcatcatttaagcACTGAAAAGCACACTGGGATGTAAGCAAATCCAACTGAGGAAAAATTATTTGAAGCAGAAGTTCAAAACCATTTACAAATTAAAGAGGAACAGCAATTCCTCCTTTACAAAGAAGCAATCACATCCCTGAGTACGAAGTTATTTATTCCTATCATTCAGAATCATTTCTGTAATCAGTTATCAGTTATATTCTGCTCAGCATAAGGTTGATCACAACAGTGCTTTAAAGTTTCCCTCTGagcataaattgttttttttttattattattatttcatttaactCAACAACCCTAGTTTTTCATGACCCCAGATCAGCAGGTCAGCATTAAACCTAAAGGAGACCTCAGCATCTCTCCCGATGCTACACTATCAGgcacaacaaaaaacatgtctTTGCATTGCAGCAACATGAAGTAGGGAAACAACAGCGAAGCAGATCTCGGTGTCAGGGACAGTCAAAAGGACTATTTATCCATTCCCTTCCAGCAGGACATGGAGCAGGATTATTGGCTGTTATTACATCATCATGTCCTGCATAAAAGAGGTTGCATTTTTTGGCCATTAAACTGAGCAGAGCCTGTTAGGATGGagcctcttcctcttctttctccatcttctttcCATCCTCCTCCGcatctttgtctttgtttttcttgtttttcttcttcttgtgtttgtgtttcttggGCTCTCCTTCTTTGTCCTGGCTGCTTTGTTTCTTGTgcttcttgtgttttttatgcttcttatgtttcttcttcttcttgtccgTTGCGGTGGTAGCTGAGCCACTGTTGTTGCTTGCCGTGGGGCTGTTGGAGGGCTGACTGAGAGACTGACTTGGGCTGCCGCTCCTTCCTCTCTCCGGCTCAGAACCCTCACCTTCACTGTAGTCGGGCACGAAGGCCGCCTCGTCTGTCTCACGAGTCAGATCCGAGCACAAACGTTGCCTCCTAGGCTCTGGGCCACGACTTTCCTCTCGTCCTCCTCCCCTGCTTTCTGCTGATCTTTCCTCCTTCCCTGTTACTCCTCGCCCCTCCTCTCTTACCCCacctcttctttcctcttctctTACTGCTGatctcttttcctcttttgccCCTCTACCCTCCTCCctcacagtttttgttttggttgtcttCTCCACATCTTTCTGCACAGTCCTGCCACCCTTACCCTCCTCCCTCAGTGCTCTCCCCTTCTTTTCCTCCCTCACcactcctctcctctcttccctTGCAACTTCCCTGCCTTCACTCCTGATGGCTTTGGATGCTTCGATGTGCCCGGGCTCTTTGCCCCGACTCCTCTGCAGCACTGGTGAGGGCTCCTTAGCAGGTACTGAAAGGCTGTCTTCCTGgccttcttcatcatcttcccTCTCCCACTTTGAGCGTGGAGGCGGCTGAATAAGCGGCTCCTCCCTGGCCGGACTGAGGGTTGGACTGGCACTTCGGCTGCGAACACGGCTCACCACTGGGCTAGACTTATGCTGCTCTACAGGTTTAGAGGGTAAATTCTTCTGGTCTTTCTCCGAatcctgctttttttcttgAGTTGACCTGTtgtaaaggaaaacatttattatgacTGAAGAATTTTACTGTATGATGATATCATTAAGAGAATTTCTTAAATATTGAtgcatttaaatttagtttggATGGCcgaagaatgtgtgtgtgtgtgtatatatatatatatatatatatatatatatatatatatatatatatatatatatatacacacacatatatatatatatatacacacacacacagtaccgTTTGGAGTCACTTTgccatttttattgttacttattgtttattttgcaaTCCTACAAGTAAGATTTGGCCTTCAATAAGAGATTATacctaaaaaaatatatatataaaaaaagaggaatctAACACACAAACTCGTTTAAAACTTCAAATTGACTTTAGAAAGCATAACTACAACAGATTCACCTTGTAGAGCTAGCTGTGTGACTTTGTAGAGCCTTACGACTGATCCTAGGTTTACTCTTCGCGGCCTTCTCCTGACCATCTTTGACCCCTGTCAGAGGGGAAGAGGAACAGATATGGATTTTAATGAATTCTTAATTAAAAAGGCACATGACAAAATCAATCATCTCTTGCTGTATTTTTAGAGAGCTTTAAATTACCTTCTCTGTGAGCAGCAGCTGGTTTCTCTCCTGAGAGGGCACTCCTCTCTGTTCTGTCCTTGGATGCACTCCTGGGAAATAGGAGAATATAATTACATTAACAATTGAGTTCACAGACAGGACCAGTATATCATGCTTTCTTTCAGTCCTGTATATGGAAAGTGTTTTGACAAGCAGAATTCAAATGTAATAACCTGTCAGATTTAGCAGCTCTTTCTGacccctctcctctctccttgGAGCCTGCACTTGGCTTCTCCTGGTGGTCTGCCAGTCTCCTGGTAATAGCAGATTTCTCTCCAATGGTTATCTTATCCACGCTGACAGACCTCCCTCCCCCGTttcctctgctggagttttTTCTTTCCGTTTTCACTGACCTCTCTCCTTCTGTGTCTCTGTTCGCTGCAGCCTTCTGCAAGCCTGACCCAGAGACCCTGTCCCTCTCTCTGTCAGATCCAAGATTTCTGTCTTTGTCTGAACCAGATGGTCTTTCTCGCTCTCTGTCCtgtccagagtttctgtcatgCTCTCTGTCTGAACCGTGGTGTCTTTCTCCAGCACTGCTTGGTCTTTCTCGAGAGACGCCTCTTTCTGTAGATGCTGGGGGTTCCTTTCTTCCAGCTCCTTGTGTTGTATTACCAAGTCTATCACCTTCAGAGACATTAGGTGCAACTGATCGATCTAAGGTCGAGGTTGTCTTCTCAGGACCAGACTGTGTTCTGTCTGAGGGCACCGTCTCAGAGCTGCCTCTTCTGCCCAGATCTCTGTTCAACTTTATCCTTCTCACTGGCTTCTGTGGACAAGAGCAATGTTAATCTTTTTATCTCAACTCTAAAACCATGTGAAAAATTCAAGGAGCTGACAAAAATGTGTGCATAGAGAAAGAAATACCATCAGAAATGGACTGCATTATACtgggaaattaaaaaacaaacattgcatTGCTTAGTTGCTCTGTAATGTTAATTGGGTGACTAACATTTCTATTTGAAAAGAATTTCCCTCTAAAATGACATAAATGAGagcatactttttttttgcactgatctgaagacaaaaatgaaagaCTCACCGAAATGTCCATCAGTGGTCTAATGGATCCTCGATCTACTTCTCCCTGGACCAGTTCACGCCTTCCTTGTAGAGGATGAAAAGTAGACCTGTCAGAGGGGAGTGGGCCTCTGTGGATTGGGGGCTGATGGGACAAGTGCGAGTGAGGGAGGGCATCACCTCCACTCTCTAGCTCATCAATTCTCCTCAGCTTTACAGGTGGAGGTCCGAGTAAAGAGCGACCCTCCTCTCCCATCCTCCTCCGGCTATCCACTGGGGATGGAGGTCGGGGGAGGATTGGGAGTCTGTGTGGATGGTGGAGAGGAAGAAGACCAGAACCCTGTGGTAGATCTCTTCTGCCACGCATGTCATGCCCGGACCGAGGGCCTTCATGAAAAGAAGAATGAGGTAGAGAAAGATTCAGAGAGGACAATGGAGGGGTTTTCACCAAGGCCGGCCTCACGCCAGAGCTTTTACTCTTCTCCTTTTTAGGGGTAGTTGAGTTGGAGGCCTCATCTGGTTTGGGTTTTATGGTCTTTAACGGTTTAGCaacagaggaagaggacgaGGAGTCTTTCTTTTTGGTCACCACGCCCTCCCCTGTCTTTTTCTTCAACTTGTCACTTTTCACCTTCACAACCTCCATCTTAACTTTAACTTTCCCCTTCTGACCCTTCTCTTTCTTCACTTTATCAGCCTGGATCTTTGATGTTGACTTGCTTGTGGGTTTTACAGGTGCGGTAGTGGTTTTAGAGGCTGGAGCTTTAGAAACTGCAGTGCTAACTGGTGGCCTTGAAGAAATGGGAGGAGTTTTAGTGTGTGAAGCGATTTCGTCCATAGGTTCGTCTCTGACAGGAGTAGCATCACCTCTGTCCAGTGACTGTTGAGATGACTCTGCTTCTTCGGATGTcttctttcttattttctttgacTTTAAAATTTTAGCGCTGGGTTTGGTCcctgatgaggaagaggaagggatATGCGGAGGTGGACCCCCTCTCTCCTCTCTCCCTCGTCTTCCTCTCCCCTGGGGTGAGTAATCTCTGGATGATGAGGACATTTTGTCCCTCTCCCTGTCTCTGCTGCCATGACCTCTGTGATGCATGGAAGGGTGTTGGCCGTCATAGTCTTTGTAGTATTTATTATACCAGTCTGTGTAATCCTTCTCCCACTGTCGATACCGCTCTCTCTCCCAGCGATCATGGCTTCCAGGACTGTGTCCCTTCAGGTCATACAGAGGCAACTCCCGAGGAGGTGGCTTTCGTCCACCAGGGCTTCGGCTCCGATAGCCACCAGGGGAGCGTGACCTAGACCTATACGGTACAGCTCCTTCTGCTCCGTCCCAGCCTCCTCCTCGGTAAGAGGGAGAGTGTGGTGAGGCAGAGCGCCGGTAGCCGTAAGACCTTGAACGGGAGCGGGACCTTGACCGGGAGCGTCCATAACTGCGTCCATTTCGTCGAGAATAAGGGGAACGGGGATAAGACCTGCCATGGGAACGTGAACGGGAGCGTGATCGACTTGGGGAAAAAGAGTAAGACCTGGATCTTGATCTAGATCTAGATCTAGAGCGAGAGTAAGGAGAGCGGCTGAACGAAGAGCGGCTGTATGAACGGGACCTAGGAGAAGAAAACAgttggaaaataaagaaagattaTAAAACTAAGAGTTGATTCCTGCCAAGTTTGTGTGCTGCCTCAAAGCTATTTGACAAAGGATGCATGCCAACTCTTTTATAGAAAGCAAACAACACATGAAGTAGGCATTAAAACTAAAAACCTGAGGACATCATTTTGAATGATTTGAATTTCCTCAATATTTTTGGATGTGCAACTTTTACAATATACACTTATGGAAATGACCACTATTTAAAGGATAATTGCAAGATCTAAGCATGGTGAAAACTTTTCAAAGACATAACTGAAAACACTTGTGATTCCTTGGACTAATCCTAACCCTGCATAAAAAACTGATGTGAGATGGCAGAAACTGTTGCTATAGGTGACCATCACAGCCAAATTCCACAGAATCCAATTGTTtgtataaaaacacatcagcaacTATCAATGAGCTGACCTCAAACAAGAACTGCAACAGATTCTTGAATGTCCTTGTAATGAAATGCAATTACCTGGAATAAGATCGTCTCCTTCTCTTTGGTGCGTTTCTGTACTTAATAAGCTCTTCATGAAAGTCTTTAGTGAATTCATCCAGTTTAGACGTAATTCTATAAATACGAAGACGATACATTCAATTTTCACTTTCATATTTTCTATTGGACTCAATTCATAAATTTTCATAATTCCAACCTTAAGTGATATTTAAtaacaaatttgtttttcatcagctacaGAAAACACGGTAGTTTTGAAAGTAGTTTTAGATCAACTCACTTGTCTTGTCGATGGTGCCTTGGTCTGTAGAAATCCTCCTTTGAGAGGGGGGGCTGTGACAGGGATGGTGGTAAAGGGACAAGAGGAGGCTGAGCACCTGGGCCAACCCATGGAGGGTTGAGCCCCTGTGGTCCGGGTGCATAAACAGCCTGTGGCTGGTAACTGAGGACAGGTGGAGGAATAAGGCCGGGGCCAGAGCTGTATGGAGGGGGAtaggcctgtgggggtgggtaCAGGGGAGATGGGTAAACTTGAGGAACAGGTGCTGGAGGTAGAGCTGTCTGCAGGTGAGTGGAGGGGGGCTCCCCCCGACTTCTGTACCTGATAAAAAGAACAGGACAATAAGCATTACAAGACTGACTTAAAATAGAAACATCCAGTAGATTAGATCAGACTGCTGGTTGAGACTTACCAGTGTCTGCCAGATCCTCTGTGGGAGTGGTTGGGCCGTGACTGGTTGCCTAGTAGAACAGAGAGAGTCAGTTTCCTTTCATAGTTTTTTCCTCAAATGACTAAATTTAGCCTCTGACCTGGTGGATGAAGCAGTCTTGAAGGAGGCAGGTGGCCAATAACAGGTAAACTGTAGCTCTGTGGGGGGGAGTGTAAAATCAAAATTTTTGTTTAATAGAAACAACTGGATGAATTCTTGTTTTAAAAGGAGGCATTTCCTTCTGATGGCAATGAAGTTAATCTATATCAGTGGCAAAGACTCGAAGTATTCAGTCATTAAGACCCTTATGATCAACAAATATTAGCTGAGAACAATTGGGCTACAATCAATCAGAACACCTTTAGTTATCAGTGACACAATAACTGAACTCCAACCAATACATTATTCTTCAGGTGAAAATGGGCCCACCTGGGATCCACTTTCTGGTGTTCCTGATGAATCTTGTGTCACAGCGGGCTCTGGATCATTCTCactaaacaaaaagacaaattaataaAAGGCAAAAACGCATCCTCAAACCTCAGTTCTcaagtacacatttttattGATCACAACCAACCAAGTCTTTGATTTAACATACCCTGGTGGGGGTGGTTCACCGTGGCTGGTGGTGTGGACAGGAGAATGGTGGTCAACAACAGATGTCGAGGCTGGtgaagcttctttttcttcaacaGGAGCAACATGAGGAGGACTAGGGGCAGCAGGAGCAACAGGAGAAGTGGCAACGGGAGCAGGTGCAGGAGGCGGGTCCTGTGCTTTAGGAACAGTTATGGGTGCACTTGTTGAAGGAGGATTGGAGACATTAACCATTAGGGGGTCTTGCTGTCTTGACTGCAAAGGTCTGACCAACTGCGGCCGTGGTGGAGGAGGGGCTGAGTGCTGGATATGCTTGCGCACGTGTTTGGTGTATCCGGTCTCATTCTTAAAGTTATTTACAGCCTACATGACAAAAATCCAGATTTGTTATTTCATAAATGATTCAAGTCAAATTAGCCTACAACAATAAAGAATGGATGCATCTAAAGAGGCTACTTACCTGTCGAAGAAACTTGTTGGCAATGAGGTTATCAGGTGAAACATCTGACTGTTTGCATGTGAAGCAAACATGCTCCTCAGAGTCCAACAATGCAGTCCTGATACCTGGAAACAGTCATTTAAGATACAAGGTCACATTTattacaaacaagaaaaaaatgacaagaactTCCTTATCAAGTCCCGTATCTATAGTAGTAcataatttcttcttttctgcaaAAATTATGGATGCATGATGGGTGATACCACAGTTAACCATTTAATGTATGCAGGTGATCTAGAGATCTTCTCTTCATATAGTGCTGGCCTTCAACAGTTACAGAGGGTCTGCTATCAATATGGCTTAGAGCTTGACATTAATTATAATGCCGAAAAGAGTAATATTTTGATTGCCAGAAGTAGAGAGGACTAGAGTATAGTATTTCCTGACTCCGCTTTGTCAGGTACTGTTCATAAAGATTGTACAGTGGTTAAATACTTAGGGCGGTTATATATCCGATGATCTGTGTGACGATAATGCAATCTATAGACAAtgcagtttaatgtttgtgcaaGTCAATATGTCGAGCCATAAATTAGGTATGGACACTGTTCCAGTGAAGATTCAGAGGAGGAAGCATGCGGAAACTCACTTTAGCATACAATGATGGAATGAGGCTGATGTTTAAGATGCCATAATGGAGCTGTGAAAGCCAAATGTTTGTTGGTGTTGGTGTACCCAATTGTCAGGCGATTGTGTAATCCCATTTATAGTTGTATGAGCAGGTTAAAGGAATCTACAAATCTATGACTGATCCTacattaaaggggtagtgcaccctaaaatgtttGAGCTGTAAAACAAcatagtattacttaattgtgataaaaaccacctatactgttgataaaattagtcatttttaaatttctttataaaacaggattttgtgggtcaaaaatggctcataactgATGAAAacatt
The Melanotaenia boesemani isolate fMelBoe1 chromosome 4, fMelBoe1.pri, whole genome shotgun sequence genome window above contains:
- the LOC121637731 gene encoding E3 ubiquitin-protein ligase RBBP6-like isoform X2 codes for the protein MSCVHYKFSSKLDYNTVTFDGLHITLSELKRQIMARERLKATDCDLQITNAQTREEYTDDEAHIPKHSSVIVRRTPIGGVKPAGRTFIVDRSDTAVVGSSRPTDSSPSLSLAQLAKTANLVDANASEEDKIKAMMSQSNHEYDPIHYSKKAVGPPPAHYTCYRCGKSGHYIRNCPMLMVQDKSADGPKPVRISKGIPQSFLVKADPGAKGVMLTSTGEYAIPAIDAEAYAQGKKERPPFVPLDQSSSEDDTDPIPDELLCPICNDLMTDAVVIPCCGNSYCDECIRTALLDSEEHVCFTCKQSDVSPDNLIANKFLRQAVNNFKNETGYTKHVRKHIQHSAPPPPRPQLVRPLQSRQQDPLMVNVSNPPSTSAPITVPKAQDPPPAPAPVATSPVAPAAPSPPHVAPVEEKEASPASTSVVDHHSPVHTTSHGEPPPPGENDPEPAVTQDSSGTPESGSQSYSLPVIGHLPPSRLLHPPGNQSRPNHSHRGSGRHWYRSRGEPPSTHLQTALPPAPVPQVYPSPLYPPPQAYPPPYSSGPGLIPPPVLSYQPQAVYAPGPQGLNPPWVGPGAQPPLVPLPPSLSQPPLSKEDFYRPRHHRQDKITSKLDEFTKDFHEELIKYRNAPKRRRRSYSRSRSYSRSSFSRSPYSRSRSRSRSRSRSYSFSPSRSRSRSRSHGRSYPRSPYSRRNGRSYGRSRSRSRSRSRSYGYRRSASPHSPSYRGGGWDGAEGAVPYRSRSRSPGGYRSRSPGGRKPPPRELPLYDLKGHSPGSHDRWERERYRQWEKDYTDWYNKYYKDYDGQHPSMHHRGHGSRDRERDKMSSSSRDYSPQGRGRRGREERGGPPPHIPSSSSSGTKPSAKILKSKKIRKKTSEEAESSQQSLDRGDATPVRDEPMDEIASHTKTPPISSRPPVSTAVSKAPASKTTTAPVKPTSKSTSKIQADKVKKEKGQKGKVKVKMEVVKVKSDKLKKKTGEGVVTKKKDSSSSSSVAKPLKTIKPKPDEASNSTTPKKEKSKSSGVRPALVKTPPLSSLNLSLPHSSFHEGPRSGHDMRGRRDLPQGSGLLPLHHPHRLPILPRPPSPVDSRRRMGEEGRSLLGPPPVKLRRIDELESGGDALPHSHLSHQPPIHRGPLPSDRSTFHPLQGRRELVQGEVDRGSIRPLMDISPVRRIKLNRDLGRRGSSETVPSDRTQSGPEKTTSTLDRSVAPNVSEGDRLGNTTQGAGRKEPPASTERGVSRERPSSAGERHHGSDREHDRNSGQDRERERPSGSDKDRNLGSDRERDRVSGSGLQKAAANRDTEGERSVKTERKNSSRGNGGGRSVSVDKITIGEKSAITRRLADHQEKPSAGSKERGEGSERAAKSDRSASKDRTERSALSGEKPAAAHREGVKDGQEKAAKSKPRISRKALQSHTASSTRSTQEKKQDSEKDQKNLPSKPVEQHKSSPVVSRVRSRSASPTLSPAREEPLIQPPPRSKWEREDDEEGQEDSLSVPAKEPSPVLQRSRGKEPGHIEASKAIRSEGREVAREERRGVVREEKKGRALREEGKGGRTVQKDVEKTTKTKTVREEGRGAKEEKRSAVREEERRGGVREEGRGVTGKEERSAESRGGGREESRGPEPRRQRLCSDLTRETDEAAFVPDYSEGEGSEPERGRSGSPSQSLSQPSNSPTASNNSGSATTATDKKKKKHKKHKKHKKHKKQSSQDKEGEPKKHKHKKKKNKKNKDKDAEEDGKKMEKEEEEAPS
- the LOC121637731 gene encoding E3 ubiquitin-protein ligase RBBP6-like isoform X1 — its product is MSCVHYKFSSKLDYNTVTFDGLHITLSELKRQIMARERLKATDCDLQITNAQTREEYTDDEAHIPKHSSVIVRRTPIGGVKPAGRTFIVDRSDTAVVGSSRPTDSSPSLSLAQLAKTANLVDANASEEDKIKAMMSQSNHEYDPIHYSKKAVGPPPAHYTCYRCGKSGHYIRNCPMLMVQDKSADGPKPVRISKGIPQSFLVKADPGAKGVMLTSTGEYAIPAIDAEAYAQGKKERPPFVPLDQSSSEDDTDPIPDELLCPICNDLMTDAVVIPCCGNSYCDECIRTALLDSEEHVCFTCKQSDVSPDNLIANKFLRQAVNNFKNETGYTKHVRKHIQHSAPPPPRPQLVRPLQSRQQDPLMVNVSNPPSTSAPITVPKAQDPPPAPAPVATSPVAPAAPSPPHVAPVEEKEASPASTSVVDHHSPVHTTSHGEPPPPGENDPEPAVTQDSSGTPESGSQSYSLPVIGHLPPSRLLHPPGNQSRPNHSHRGSGRHWYRSRGEPPSTHLQTALPPAPVPQVYPSPLYPPPQAYPPPYSSGPGLIPPPVLSYQPQAVYAPGPQGLNPPWVGPGAQPPLVPLPPSLSQPPLSKEDFYRPRHHRQDKITSKLDEFTKDFHEELIKYRNAPKRRRRSYSRSRSYSRSSFSRSPYSRSRSRSRSRSRSYSFSPSRSRSRSRSHGRSYPRSPYSRRNGRSYGRSRSRSRSRSRSYGYRRSASPHSPSYRGGGWDGAEGAVPYRSRSRSPGGYRSRSPGGRKPPPRELPLYDLKGHSPGSHDRWERERYRQWEKDYTDWYNKYYKDYDGQHPSMHHRGHGSRDRERDKMSSSSRDYSPQGRGRRGREERGGPPPHIPSSSSSGTKPSAKILKSKKIRKKTSEEAESSQQSLDRGDATPVRDEPMDEIASHTKTPPISSRPPVSTAVSKAPASKTTTAPVKPTSKSTSKIQADKVKKEKGQKGKVKVKMEVVKVKSDKLKKKTGEGVVTKKKDSSSSSSVAKPLKTIKPKPDEASNSTTPKKEKSKSSGVRPALVKTPPLSSLNLSLPHSSFHEGPRSGHDMRGRRDLPQGSGLLPLHHPHRLPILPRPPSPVDSRRRMGEEGRSLLGPPPVKLRRIDELESGGDALPHSHLSHQPPIHRGPLPSDRSTFHPLQGRRELVQGEVDRGSIRPLMDISKPVRRIKLNRDLGRRGSSETVPSDRTQSGPEKTTSTLDRSVAPNVSEGDRLGNTTQGAGRKEPPASTERGVSRERPSSAGERHHGSDREHDRNSGQDRERERPSGSDKDRNLGSDRERDRVSGSGLQKAAANRDTEGERSVKTERKNSSRGNGGGRSVSVDKITIGEKSAITRRLADHQEKPSAGSKERGEGSERAAKSDRSASKDRTERSALSGEKPAAAHREGVKDGQEKAAKSKPRISRKALQSHTASSTRSTQEKKQDSEKDQKNLPSKPVEQHKSSPVVSRVRSRSASPTLSPAREEPLIQPPPRSKWEREDDEEGQEDSLSVPAKEPSPVLQRSRGKEPGHIEASKAIRSEGREVAREERRGVVREEKKGRALREEGKGGRTVQKDVEKTTKTKTVREEGRGAKEEKRSAVREEERRGGVREEGRGVTGKEERSAESRGGGREESRGPEPRRQRLCSDLTRETDEAAFVPDYSEGEGSEPERGRSGSPSQSLSQPSNSPTASNNSGSATTATDKKKKKHKKHKKHKKHKKQSSQDKEGEPKKHKHKKKKNKKNKDKDAEEDGKKMEKEEEEAPS